CTAGGCTGACGACGCCGTTGCATTGCAGCTTGTATCATCAATCGGCTGCACACACCACCTTTAGGAACTAAGTCCCCATTTTGAGCTTTAATATGGTCCAGTACCAAATTATGTACGGTTATCCAAGACTGAAATACAGAGgagaatttttataatttgagtTATCCAGTTAGGCTTTGTTGCAATGTTATTGAAATGTTTATGTACGGTTCTTCCAAATGTCTAACAGAAATTCAATAGTTAATATTCACAAGATAGGACTTGTGTTGATCATTGTAGAACCAGGTAACTATGTTCTTGTAACGAATCTGAGGCATCAGAATATCAGATCACTAGGGGCTCGGCCAAGGGCACAAGATGAAGATCCACAGACTTGATTGTGCTAAAATACTTAATTCAAACTCCGAGCTTGTCTTTTGCAACTTCTgagttgataaaaaaatttcttgtaATGACACTAAATTTCAAATCCTTGAAAGCATTCAAACTTACACTCGAGttgcaagaaaagagaagaactATGGTTCACATTCTTGGGTAAGAATATATATCTCGTAAATTTAATAGAGCTCAAACTTGAAACTTGATGATTGATTTCTGATGAATGTTCTAAAACTTAAATCCAGAACATACAAGCTGCAAGTAAATTGCGAACACCTATGATGGCTCAATCAGAAGTGTCCAAATAACCATGGAGGCTATTTTGTGAACAGGACAATGTGGATTGATCAACAAGACCAGCCATGGGTGAtgtctaattttattttttagagaCGATTTCAGGTAGCAACTCCCGGAATGTAAGACTCAAGCATAAGTTGTGCCTTGGAAGGTGAATCTATCTCGACAATCATATATGTAAACTTCCATTGCTTTTCTTCCTTGTCTTTAAACATTTCAGTGAAAACTTTCCCATATCCATGTGGTCCACGCACAAAGAAATTAACCTAAAAATAGAAAAGTTAAAAGTTCACATAAAGCTCCATGTAGTAATATTAGTAAAgaaatgattttaatttcatattttcagTTTTCCAGTGCTgaatcatgttgatttccgagaGAACTATGACCATGTCACAAAAACAAGGTGTTTATTGCAATGTCTTTCCAGAAGTTCTACAAAACTTGCCTCAACATGCTCAACACCATCTTCATCAGTCCAAATTCTATGAGGAATTCGTTGACGAGCAGCACGATTCCTAGAGTCCTGACCATAACCAGTAACAGGAGAGCCAATTCTAACACTAACCTGGTCAAAAGAACACAAACTGTTGCAATTAATTGCCAATATATAAGAGTACTGTATAAGACATCACCGGTAAGCAGCAAAGAAAGACATCCTCAGGCTAGCTGTGTACTAAAAAGATATGTGGGTGGACATCAAATATTAGTTACTTCATGTCAGAGTAAAGGACATCAAATATTATGAAACCTGACTGTCATTCTGAACCCTTTTCAAAGCCATTCCAAAGACCTTGTACCTATGTATATAAGCATGTCTCAAATTCAGCAAATGAAGAAAGACGAAATCCTCAATTTTGAAGATTTCACTAAGATTAGCTGAAAATGCTAGATAAGTAATTAAGTCTTACTCTTTTGGGGAAAATATAAGCTCCGAGAAAACACCATAGGCTGCGGCAGCAGCTATTCCAAGACCTGCAAGAATGACAAGACTGTATGAAGCCCCCTCAGTAAATGTCACCGGTTTCTGTGGGATATTATATGTTGGAGCATCAAAAGGATCCTCAACCGTAGAGATTTCTCTTTCACGCTGTTAAGAAAAGGAGATACATATGTAAATGGGTGAAACTTTAAGCAACCACAAAACTCATTAATACACAATAGGAAACCTGCAGAATTTGATACTATCCCACCCGTTTGTCAGTAAAAAACGACTAACttacatattataaataagttTTATGAGTAATCTATTAAATGTGTCATGGCAGGCATGTAGAACTGGCATATATAGTTGAACAATCAATGCAATATATCTGATTAAAGTGAACCTGCAGGTCCTGCAGGAGTTCAGTTCGATGACACATCTATTTAAAAGATTTTCATGTCGTTACCATACCGATTCTAAGCAGCACAGTTGGTTAATCGATTATAAAGTTTTCTTTTACTGCTCTATTAAAGATTTATGCCTACACTTAGAActctaaaaaaatttaagcTGTATTACAGATTATTATGTACTGTCATTAACTTTCAacgttattattttataatttcaacGTTATCATTGCAATGAGCCAATGATAATAAGCGGATGTGAAACTGGTGGCGCATATAGAATAATAACTTTCAacgttattattttataatttaaatagatcATACAATTTGCAATGAGCCAATGATAATAAGCGGATGTGAAACTGGTGGCGCATATAGAATAATCACCCAATAGAAGAGATGGTGCTTGGAAGCAAACATGAAGGTTAACACAAAAGCAGCGATAAGATCAGTACACAGAAGATTAATTAAAGCATGGCAGCATAGTACCTTGGAAGAATCTTTTCCTTTTGATGTTTGGGATGCAAAGGCTCTAGCAAAGGAAGACATGGCAGGTTCTGCTGTGTTGGTTTTTGAGAGATGAAACAGGGACTGATAGTTCACTAGACAATTATTAATTTGATTCCTTCTAAAGAGACCACCAATTCCTGCAAAACACCATTTTCACCTTTTGGTCAGTAGGCAAAGATCAGAAATTTCATGACATGCATAAGAACCCTTCGATAATTGTATATTCTTTTCAGAATTAATAATATGTATGTGTTTATAAAGGTTACAATACAAAAATCATACAGTGTCAAAATAACATAGTTAAATGATTTGTAACTTAATACTTAACTCACTTCTATAATAAAAGCAaacatattttatgtttttatactcattagatattataattgaatatgacatcatttttttaattgCATATTATTTAAGTTTCCAACTATCATCAAGACAGCAAAGATGTATCTAAATagtaatacattttttttgccAGCTGTAAAGAATGTAACCAGAGATGTACCCAAATACATAGAGGGGTGAAAACAATATGGTACCATAATGACACACCATCGTAAGGGGCTTTCCACTTTTGATAAAGAGTACATAAAGGGGTAAAGCCATATACGGTACTATAATGATGCAAACCTGTAAGGGAATTTTGGCTTTTAAGAAAGTGCAATATTGGCAAAACCTCGAGAAATAGTATTTAAGAGTTATCCGTTTTGAAGTTGATGATAACGCTCTTCTCTGCTTCTTTAAAAGCAAAAGTTTATATCATGTTTTTGGGCACGATCCATTTAAACTCTCTGGTGAGTATTCCCCAAAATTAAATAACTCGTATCTTAAGCAAACTATGCATTCCAATTCCTAAGTTTCTATCATCAAAATGACAATTTATGCACTCTGACAGAAAGAAAGTAGAACATATTGGGCTATGTAATCCTTGAAAtcataaaacaattttttagtcCAGTTACGAAGTAAAGCAAAAAACTGACCTGTTGGTCCAAGCAATCCCTGAAAAACAAATGGACGAACACTGTCATCAGCTATTTTCATTAAACATAAACAAATCAGAAACTCTGTCAGAATACAACAgccaaatataatttttaatgccTGTGGAATAAACAATTCACCTGTATGCACCTTTGAGAAGGaataaaaatagtaaatattcTGGAACAGACTCTTAATGAAATAAGGCTATTTCATACCATTTaaacatttaatataattaccAATGACCAAATACGTCCACaggttttaaatttatttaccaGGTAGATTTAAGAAACAATAGATGACCTACAAGGGCtataagaatatattatatCGAAGTTATAGCTATACACAGGACTTGGGAGATGTTCTGAATAGAAGTTTCTGATGGGCAGACTAAAAAGAAGACTCTCACGCGAAACGATTCTAATAGATAGAGGGTTGTACAACAAACCAAATGTTTGAAATTTCAAGCTCAATCTTACTAAAATGTTTTAGGAGTAGGACGCAACTCCCAAGATTATGAAATTACATAATTTCTTGTTCATACTGCTACTGCCATCCATCAGTAATACTTTAGGTCTAGCAATACATAACTATGTACATTGCTAGGTGTTGAAAGTGGCAACTCAAGAAAGACCAAAAGCCAAAATACTCCTGAAATTTATGTGTAGAGAAAATAGAACTCAGGCCTAGAGTACTATGTGTCAAATTTAATCCTTTAACATCCCTTCCAAACGCTCGAACCATGTCGCCAACTAAACCAAACATACCGCCCAGGAAAGTAAGTTCATAGTCAAATACAAGTAAACCTTGCCACTACCCGGATTTTAAAGGCACCTATGAAAATACAACTCCTCATCTTAATTGAGCTACCAACACTACGACAATATCAAATCCTCCacattcacaaaaaaaaaaaaaaaaaaatctacatCACACTATCATAAACTTACAActtaaaaaaatgatgaaattgTATGAACATACTCCAATTATtataaaacacatacacacaaaCAAGAACACAAAAACTAGTCATACCCTTTTGGCGATATTATCGGCAGGAGCAGAAGCCACATGATTAAAAACCCCATCGCTCGATTTGGAAAAACTAGTGATCCATCTGCTCCTATTCAAAAGAAGCCCAGCTCTCTTGACACTTTTTGTACAAAACATGATTTTTACACAAATTGCAACAATCTTTTGTACTGTTTCAACAAGCCCAGATATTTCAAGGGATAATTAAGTTAACATTAAATCCATACAAACACAAAGATGCAACTTTGAAGAGAACTAATCGAGCAAAACCCAAGAAACAGGAGGGTTTTATTACGGGAGAAGTTGATGGGTCGGGTCAAAATGGCAACATCATCCAAAGCCCAGTTAGTGTACTGAGGTTGGACTGGGCCGAATACATGAAAGTGGATGCGAAAATAAGATCAGTTACCGTTTGCTTATGTATTTCTTGTCATCCCCCGATTATTCTCCGTTTCATTCTGTTTTGTCTTATTTTCAGGatgtttgaaaaagaatttaGAAATTTATTCATTAAGGCTGCTTCCGAGAAGACGCGAACTTTGGTGGACAAGACAGTTGAGCTACAAACATAGATAGAAAGGAATAAAGAAGACATCATTTTTAGTCTATTTTGTAAtcgatgtaatttttgtagggTACTCTTTTTCCCCTTGAGTTTTTTCCCCACAGGGTTTTGCTCTTgaggggttttaacgaggcctTTTTTGTGGGTTATCTCTTCTGACTTGAAAGTCTATGTTATCTAAGCTTCCGgagtatttacatactttcggttagatgatataccTTCTTGAACGAAGGAAACTCTGTCCATCCGGATTTGTAACTTTCTTTCttggtataatacaaccgtcttatgacaaaaaaaaaaattggaaataataACGTGGTTCTTCAGGTCATCTGACTGTGGGTTCTTTTTCACAAACACGCGTgataaaaaatgtttttttttactgatgaagaaatgataaataaaaaaattatgatttaaaattagttaaaagaaaataaaatcaataactATCATCATTAACATGCATTCATATTTGGAAGACGCTAACAGattaataatgaaaatatttactacccgtttataataaaaaaaattgtaaaagctATATTCTCTAAGAAAATTAAAACCCTAGACTATATTTGGAATAGTTTTAAGATTTTTTCTTTTGACAAACgaattatttatttgatcaaactttaatatttatttccaATCATCTCACTTATATGTGATAAAGGCCCGTCTCTTGAAAGTAATATCACAATGGTGTTATAAATGGCTCCTTGGATTATAGTTGGATAAGTTGAGTCTCTTTTTGAATATATTGTGTGTAACAGTGTCCTCCATTTTTAGTAGAAACTAGGTATTgtagttaattttattttaattacattATTGTGTGCTCACTGCTCTCGTACTCTCTCCATTGTTGATTAGGCTATTAATTactgatatttattaaaactattgctcgaaataatgatatttggaattttttttacagaactctttattacaaattattacGACTTGCGGAGAATACGTATTTTTAAAGTTCTAAGATTTATCCTTGACTTAATAATGTTATCTTTGAAGTCTTTAAGAAATAGCGATTAATAGGAAGAGATTGATAGTTCAGAGACACGAGAATCAATATCAAATGCTATACTCTTATGTTCGACAAAAATATTACTAAATAAATGGATGACCAtatcaataatataaaaataaagttattgCTTGATGCATATATGAAGTCTCAAGTCTAAAAGATGGAAAATAAGTGATAGCAATCCTATACTATGAAATATTCTCTAAACAATTGTGTTGGTAGGATAACAGCCAGCCTTCCATgctttttaaataattcaacATATCAATCATCTTTTTCACTTTTATAGgtaagtatttttttaaattctcaaCTCAAGAAACATGACATCTCCATCAATATCAGAAACAAAATTACTTCTTAAAAATtcttcaagattcatgcaagAAGCCTTCAAACTATATCGTCACTTAAGCACTTCAACTTTGTCAAATTTTATAGAAACCTAAGAGTCAGCTcatatatttgaaattgttcAAACCTAGACTGAAGTGATGCATCGACATGATCTAGTGGGTATATGATGTAATTCACTTTAAAGATTGTTTagatgataaaataatatattttcccATATTCATCGAActattttcttctcttttcgacatattttttattagaagGTTCCATCCCAATCTcagttgtaatttttttagcttcattcattCCTTCTTCGAAACCATGTCCCTgcacttttaaaaataagtgaTCAACCCTTTTAGTTGTGTAATAGCAACTGCAATGTCCATATCTTCAGATTGTATAAGCTTGCTgacaaaattgatagaaaacaAGATGTCATGTCAAATAATTGTACTAAACAAAAACTCAAAAGTTAGAGCTCCTTTCTTTGAGAGTAAGTCTTGAGCTTTGCTACGTGTCTTAGGTTCATCCCTTGTCTAAGATAATTGAATTagaagatatatattttttcccgAAATTTGGTACCTAATTGTTGCTACACTCTCAATGTGACTTTTCCGAAGAGTGTCATATAATGATTTGAATGTGATTCCATGGAGTCCAACTCATTCTATAAATACATTCCACCGCTTTGTAGATGaagaaaacaagcaataaacaCGTTGCAaccatccaaaaaaaaaaaggagagcTAAATCACACGAATTAGCTATCTGACAAAGTGTTAGATTAATGCTATGACAACCACAACATGTGTAAAACGCTCTACAATTTATTCAAGTAGCCTTTTCTGCACTTATATGTTTCCcccttcatatatatatatttactctcCACTGTCATATCCTTGCTCTTTCTCCGGTTGTACCGTTAACCTTCAtgaattgtaaaaaaaattctaacacCTTGACAAGAAGAGGTGCTATGTCAACACAACATATGATAAGAGTCATTATTTGTTCCTCACCACTAATGTGAGGAGTGCAATCACGCATCACTCTATAATACTTTGCtactttaatatttttgatgatagAAAACTTTATTTCTTTGGTTAACATCTCAATCAATTCATTTGAATTTGTGACTTGGGAAAAATGAGAGTGTTTCTTTCTCTGCATTATTTTGTGAGAAGTACAGACTAGCAACACAATTATTTTTTAAGGAtggaataatattatatattcttgtttggtattaatttatttctctttttatattttaaacttttaataacACTTTTCATTGATCagaattatttttgtaaaaactactctctaatttatttattttttaaaaaaaattgcccCTGCATGGTGGATGCCCCATGCCATGGCTTTTACTGTTTGCCCTAAGGGCCAGCCCTACTTAGGCATGCAGAAGAGCGAGCCTCTCCATGATACATAAAGAGAAAGAGATGAGTATGATTTTTTCTGGCATCTCTAAATGAGGTCATAAAGAACAAGAACGTAGAATAAAACAACAGTAACAGGAAAAATATTGAAGTAGAAGATCAGGTAGCACATTACAAATCTCATGCCGAAATTTGGAAAGGCTGAGAGGGCAGAGGGGATGCATGTTGTGGAACGTCAGGGTGAGTCCGCGATGCCGCCACGTCCAATGATGCAGTGTAGACAATGAGGATACAGCCCATTGGGAAGACTAGCAAGGGAGGCCGTGAAAGGTACAGTTGACCCCTGAAATTAGGAGGTTTTAGAGTTTacggtttaatttttttttttaaagtttattattaattaaaaagtatTTCAAAAATCTCTCTTGTTggaatgttatattttaaataaatttcggGTTCCACTCTTACATGTATTTACTTGTTGAAacgtatttaattatatttagagtttaagatataacTTTTAAAgtttagtatttaaaatttaCGGTTTAGGTTTAGTTAGTAGGATTTAGAGTTAaaggttttatttatttatttattgtagtGGGAGGATTGGTGTTCAGATGCTTTTGTAAGTTGTATTTGATAGTGGGTTAAAATGTTCTAATTATAGTAGTCACCTTTACAACTTGTTAtgcaactaattaatattattttatttatttgaaattaacaTTCTTGGTTGATTCCGGTTGAAAGTATGGTTACAAAtcatattttctcaaaaaaaccATAAATACATACATTGAAATTTGTTAAAACATAGAAACacgtttttgtaaaaaaaattaaaattgtattttaaaaatatctcaattaattaataaatgacatcatcttatattatataatctatgTCAATGAGCTAATTTCACATGGTTTTCTTTCACCAAAGGACTTTCAAACATCTGCTAATTTCTTATTAGGTGATGTTATAAAAGTATTTTAGACATTATTTGATGGCGCTTTATCTCATGTAAATATTGACATAGACATGCATGAAGCGTTACACTGGCTATAGCGCTGGTTGCTCAGAGAACACACACAGCTTGTGAGCTGACTTGAGAAAAGGACACCAGTCTTGCCAACATATTCTAAGAAAAAATTAGTCAAGATCTTTAGCTGAGAAGTACatattgttcaaaattataaagTAGAAGAATGAAACAAGTTCCCAACAAAACTGTCCATGTATATATCAGATAAACTGTTTCATCAAACAGTAAGGTACAACTGTTTGGTTTGTCTATATAACACCTCATTTCACTGTCGCAAACATTATCATTAAAGACATAAACATGCATAACATAATGAATGATGTTAGGATAAAGAGCTGCAACTGGGAAGGTATGGATGTAAACCCTTTACAATTCAGCATGGTTCAGACCTTCATAAAGCCCATCCAACAGCAAAACCAGGAGTTTCTCAACAAATATGAAATTAGTACCTTGCTGATTGCATTCATTTCATTATGACAACCAGTTTTATGTCGGTACAACAAAAATAGAGGCACTTTCTTATCGACAATAAAATATAGCCTATGACTCTGCACATCAGTGTTAatcaattcataaattattgcCTTAAAACCTGTAATATCCTTATAATTCTACAAAATATATCATCCAATAAGAGGAACTGATTAAATTAGCTAAAATAAGTTATTtgtgattttcatttttcatcaACTAATTTTAAGAAGATACATACACCAGATAACAAGGAGAAAGAACCATGAATGTAAAACAGATTAGGACCATTTAAAGTAGTGAAGCAATTATAAGTGCGCCATGAAGAGGCCGCAATATTATCTTCTTAAACTTTTgagaaatgaataaaataaacaaTCACATTTAAAAGACCAAACATCATAAAGGTCAtatgtttaattataataattatgtgagaatataataatagtatcaGCATATATATGAGTAGGTATACAAACAAGTTAACATATCAACCAAATTAACAAAACTAAAACCAAGCATACAAGTAAATATAAAGAATACATACACATtccataaattaaaataaaaatacaaacaagTATGAGtttaaaaaagtagaagcaagTTAAAAACACCCAACTGCCAAACATACGTGTTTATACACATTCTAAAAATAAAAGCGACATACCAATACATACAATAAAAATCTCCAATTAAACTCAtacaataatcttaatttatacattaaggtTTTGAGTTCGAAAATGCCCAATTAGGGTCCTAacaaaattagggtttaaatTCTTACCCATACCCACTCCAATTCGAATACGAGTTGAGTTTTGAGATTCAAAAAAGTCGGACTCAAACAATTTTGATTCAATTCAAACAGCTTAGCTTCAATTTCATTTATTGAGCTTGAATTTTTAAGCTTAGCTTATAGACCTCTGCAATAATTTCAAGCTAGGTTGAGAGAGTGGGGGAGGGGGAGGAGTGTTTTAagtttttagattttaattttatgttttaaatttagTGCCAGTGTGTTGATTTTGGCCCGGTGGTAAAATATGTCTCAGGGGAATATTTGGTTAAGGGGGGAAAAcatatatgacttaaaatataaaacataaaagaGGGAAGAGATGGGTTGGGGGAACCCTTATGCTTTTTCCCCGTTATATTAGAGATTGGATGAATTAAAAAGTAATTTCTTAATATACATAGATCTCGATTTTACTTAGACCGATATTGATACAACTCTTTCACATCGGTAGCTACTGATGTCTAATGGATGATGTCTGCTAATTCTCGTGGtgccatatatatttttgaattggTCTACACACCTTACCATGAAGAAGAAATCGAATTGAGATAGAGtatgaattcaaattaaataaaacacgaAAAATATATGTTGAACTAAGTACATATAACAACTAAGTATATGCATATTTGAGCGTACATTAATCACCATAAAAGAGGTGACTAGTAAGCTCCCACATCATACATGCATAATGATGATATGTCACATTAAAATAGAGTTGAAAATGAAAGTCTGAGTGAAAAGTTTAATGCAACTAATAATATTCTTTGAAATTTAACTATTTCCATTATATTCACTACTCATTCCTTCATCTTGATCCTACCGGGTTTAGGGGATATATGTGACATATTTAGTTATacctaaaaaatattatactcaaTGATTCTTAATTCTCTCTCtcacataaacacacacacacacatatatgtatatatatcttcTAAATCATACGAAAAGATATACTTGAAAGATTTGCCATCATATTTTGTGATTATTAGAATAGATCATTTTTATCTAACTTTATGTATTTATTAGTTTTCACTAAATTTTCCAGTTTTTCGATCTAAGAGTTTTAGCTAATGGCAACTGCGCTATTAacaaatcttattttatttaaagttaAATTAAATCTAACTTTATGTTATATTCTACCCCAAAGTCTTCAGAACTTTTAATACAAAATCTACCTaactcttttttatttttaaagccACCTCTAAATTAAGTAGCCAATATGCTTTTAGGTTTAGAGGTCTAGTTAACCCTTTGGTGACTCTTTTGAATTTTTGTGGGTCTTGAGTGGCAATTTTTTAGCTGATCATATAATCCAAATATAGGAAAAAAAATGATCAAGTATCATTAATCAAATATGATGGGTGCTACTATAATGTTGATATtgatataatatcatattagtttattttaatattgatgacatatagatccaaatataaatcaaaaagtATGATCATAAATTAGAGTATCATGCAGATATGATATGATAAGTGTACCTATAATGTAAAACtgacatatattattaatttttatgccatgatttttttataattcatccaattttattgataaaaattcactttttgtgttaaatttattatatattcttaaaCTAATGTTTGGTTGATTTTTGTATTGTTGATTAATCATATCTTAATTACTTTGttctaataaattatttataaaatatgaaaattttgttttaaattagcaATCCACTCTAAGAC
This genomic window from Daucus carota subsp. sativus chromosome 7, DH1 v3.0, whole genome shotgun sequence contains:
- the LOC108196276 gene encoding probable mitochondrial import inner membrane translocase subunit TIM21, which gives rise to MFCTKSVKRAGLLLNRSRWITSFSKSSDGVFNHVASAPADNIAKRGLLGPTGIGGLFRRNQINNCLVNYQSLFHLSKTNTAEPAMSSFARAFASQTSKGKDSSKREREISTVEDPFDAPTYNIPQKPVTFTEGASYSLVILAGLGIAAAAAYGVFSELIFSPKEYKVFGMALKRVQNDSQVSVRIGSPVTGYGQDSRNRAARQRIPHRIWTDEDGVEHVEVNFFVRGPHGYGKVFTEMFKDKEEKQWKFTYMIVEIDSPSKAQLMLESYIPGVAT